One genomic segment of Kocuria rhizophila DC2201 includes these proteins:
- a CDS encoding FHA domain-containing protein FhaB/FipA: MSELTVTLLRFGFLALLWIFIAAVVFSQARDLTVSGRARSASRGRTRTAVVPEEPEARRAEPARQPAPTTGGSRHRPQQLVVLEGPLAGSSYQLGSAPVMLGRSPEATVPLEDDYASGRHARLFPQGSRWFLEDLGSTNGTFVQGQKLSRATAVDPGVQFRVGRTVMELRP, translated from the coding sequence GTGTCCGAACTGACCGTGACCCTGCTGCGCTTCGGCTTCCTGGCGCTGCTGTGGATCTTCATCGCCGCCGTGGTCTTCTCCCAGGCGCGTGACCTCACCGTGAGCGGCAGGGCCCGCTCCGCCTCGCGCGGCCGCACGCGCACCGCGGTGGTCCCCGAGGAGCCCGAGGCACGCCGTGCCGAACCCGCACGGCAGCCCGCACCGACCACGGGCGGCTCGCGCCACCGGCCCCAGCAGCTCGTGGTCCTGGAGGGCCCGCTCGCGGGCAGCAGCTACCAGCTGGGCTCGGCCCCGGTGATGCTCGGGCGCTCCCCCGAGGCCACGGTCCCGCTCGAGGACGACTACGCCTCCGGCCGCCACGCCCGGCTGTTCCCGCAGGGCTCCCGCTGGTTCCTGGAGGACCTCGGCTCGACCAACGGCACGTTCGTGCAGGGCCAGAAGCTCTCCCGCGCCACCGCCGTGGACCCGGGCGTGCAGTTCCGGGTGGGCCGCACCGTGATGGAACTGAGGCCGTAG
- a CDS encoding FhaA domain-containing protein: MGFWTGLENGIEKAVRTAFTAGSRKRVEAVEIASALRRELDQESFTVSGGRTMAPNVFTVEFSDDDFPRAQEWGVQLAEELCDVVIRHARSQAYTLQGAVRVSFVRQSELEAGEFRILSSFERTSTPQAPVDAGTSARAPQPPAPAPHARTSQPRQPLPGEHDRPGTAAPSDGVPRVPVIEVGTERFSLNADSVSVGRSAEADITVEDTGVSRKHLEIRRQGPTFLAVDLGSTNGSYVDGQRIQGRAQLVDGSVITMGRTRLVFRLLVPKERR, translated from the coding sequence ATGGGTTTCTGGACCGGGCTCGAGAACGGGATCGAGAAGGCCGTCCGCACCGCTTTCACCGCAGGTTCCCGCAAGCGCGTGGAGGCCGTGGAGATCGCCAGTGCGCTGCGCCGCGAGCTGGACCAGGAGTCCTTCACCGTCTCCGGCGGGCGCACCATGGCCCCGAACGTGTTCACGGTGGAGTTCTCCGACGACGACTTCCCGCGTGCCCAGGAGTGGGGCGTGCAGCTGGCCGAGGAGCTGTGCGATGTGGTCATCCGCCACGCCCGTTCCCAGGCCTACACGCTGCAGGGCGCGGTGCGCGTGAGCTTCGTGCGCCAGTCCGAGCTGGAGGCCGGGGAGTTCCGCATCCTGTCCTCGTTCGAGCGCACGAGCACCCCGCAGGCCCCCGTGGACGCCGGGACCTCCGCGCGTGCGCCGCAGCCCCCGGCTCCCGCCCCGCACGCCCGGACCAGCCAGCCCCGGCAGCCCCTCCCCGGCGAGCACGACCGGCCGGGCACCGCGGCCCCCTCGGACGGCGTGCCCCGCGTGCCCGTGATCGAGGTGGGCACCGAGCGGTTCTCCCTCAACGCGGACAGCGTGAGCGTGGGCCGCTCCGCGGAGGCGGACATCACCGTGGAGGACACCGGGGTCTCCCGCAAGCACCTGGAGATCCGCCGCCAGGGCCCCACCTTCCTGGCCGTGGACCTCGGCTCCACGAACGGTTCGTACGTGGACGGCCAGCGGATCCAGGGGCGGGCGCAGCTCGTGGACGGCTCCGTGATCACCATGGGACGCACCAGGCTGGTCTTCCGCCTGCTCGTCCCGAAGGAGAGGCGCTGA
- a CDS encoding NADPH-dependent 2,4-dienoyl-CoA reductase, whose product MSAYPHLLSPLRAGSLTLPHRVIMGSMHTGLEETPGGEHELARFYVERVRGGAGLIVTGGVSPNEEGAAREGGAHLSAEEQLPPHRTVTDAVHAEGGLIALQLMHSGRYAMHADAVAPSPVRAPINRVTPRELSTEDVERTVEDFAHAALLAQRAGYDGVEIMGSEGYLINEFLVEHTNRRTDRWGGSPEARRRFAVEVVRRVREATGPEFLIMYRLSALDLVQDAQEFDQVLALGREVEAAGASVINTGIGWHEARIPTIATSVPPAGFTWVSRALREHLSVPVAAVNRMNTPEIGEAVIERGDADLVCLARPFLADPQFVAKARAERPDEINTCIACNQACLDHTFSGKRMSCLVNPRAMREDELVLGPTRTAERIAVVGAGPAGLAFAEAAAQRGHRVTVFEEHTEIGGQFQLARLIPGKEDYAHTIRYFRTRLAELGVTVHTGRTATAADLDFADRVVLATGVSPRVPGIPGEDGPSVLGYKEVLAGAPVGERVAIIGGGGIGFDVAHFLTHDPHADFYREWGVDRTLEARGGLLRPEPAAPLRRVTVLQRTPGKPGARLGTTTGWIHRAELRMADVEFVTGVQYQRIDEQGVHVLVPAPEPAEPQGAAASRASGGTTPPRSGGAPAARHEAPGGAQATVVAEAPGLVELLVPADTVVLCAGQESRAELASELTGDRPVHVVGGAHVASELDAKRAIKEAVELAASLP is encoded by the coding sequence ATGAGCGCCTACCCCCATCTTCTATCCCCGCTGCGCGCGGGCTCCCTGACCCTTCCGCACCGCGTGATCATGGGTTCCATGCACACGGGCCTCGAGGAGACCCCGGGCGGTGAGCACGAGCTCGCACGCTTCTACGTGGAGCGCGTGCGCGGCGGCGCGGGGCTGATCGTCACGGGCGGTGTGTCCCCCAACGAGGAGGGCGCCGCACGCGAGGGCGGGGCCCACCTGAGCGCCGAGGAGCAGCTGCCCCCGCACCGCACCGTCACGGACGCCGTGCACGCGGAGGGCGGGCTGATCGCCCTGCAGCTGATGCACAGCGGCCGGTACGCGATGCACGCGGACGCCGTGGCGCCCTCGCCCGTGCGCGCCCCGATCAACAGGGTGACCCCGCGCGAGCTGAGCACCGAGGACGTCGAGCGCACGGTCGAGGACTTCGCGCACGCCGCACTCCTCGCGCAGCGGGCCGGCTACGACGGCGTGGAGATCATGGGCTCGGAGGGGTACCTGATCAACGAGTTCCTGGTGGAGCACACCAACCGGCGCACGGACCGCTGGGGTGGCTCCCCCGAGGCCCGCCGGCGCTTCGCGGTGGAGGTCGTGCGCCGGGTGCGCGAGGCCACCGGACCGGAGTTCCTCATCATGTACCGGCTCTCCGCCCTGGACCTGGTCCAGGACGCCCAGGAGTTCGACCAGGTGCTGGCCCTGGGGCGGGAGGTCGAGGCGGCGGGCGCGTCGGTGATCAACACCGGCATCGGGTGGCACGAGGCCAGGATCCCCACGATCGCCACGAGCGTCCCGCCCGCGGGCTTCACGTGGGTCAGCCGTGCCCTGCGCGAGCACCTGAGCGTGCCCGTGGCGGCCGTGAACCGCATGAACACCCCCGAGATCGGCGAGGCAGTGATCGAGCGCGGGGACGCGGACCTCGTGTGCCTCGCCCGCCCGTTCCTCGCGGACCCGCAGTTCGTGGCCAAGGCCCGCGCCGAGCGCCCGGACGAGATCAACACGTGCATCGCGTGCAACCAGGCGTGCCTGGACCACACGTTCTCCGGCAAGCGGATGTCCTGCCTGGTCAACCCGCGGGCCATGCGCGAGGACGAGCTGGTCCTGGGCCCCACCCGCACCGCCGAGCGGATCGCCGTGGTGGGCGCCGGCCCCGCGGGCCTGGCCTTCGCGGAGGCGGCCGCCCAGCGGGGGCACCGCGTGACTGTCTTCGAGGAGCACACCGAGATCGGCGGCCAGTTCCAGCTCGCCCGGCTCATCCCGGGCAAGGAGGACTACGCCCATACCATCCGCTACTTCCGCACGCGCCTCGCGGAGCTCGGGGTCACTGTGCACACGGGCCGCACCGCCACGGCCGCGGACCTCGACTTCGCGGACCGGGTGGTGCTCGCCACCGGCGTGAGCCCGCGCGTCCCCGGGATCCCCGGTGAGGACGGTCCCTCGGTGCTCGGCTACAAGGAGGTGCTCGCGGGAGCGCCCGTGGGCGAGCGCGTGGCGATCATCGGCGGCGGCGGCATCGGATTCGACGTCGCCCACTTCCTCACGCACGACCCCCACGCGGACTTCTACCGGGAGTGGGGCGTGGACCGCACGCTCGAGGCGCGGGGCGGGCTGCTGCGCCCCGAACCCGCGGCCCCGCTGCGCCGGGTCACCGTGCTGCAGCGCACCCCGGGCAAGCCGGGCGCGCGGCTGGGCACCACCACGGGGTGGATCCACCGCGCCGAGCTGCGCATGGCGGACGTCGAGTTCGTCACGGGCGTGCAGTACCAGCGCATCGACGAGCAGGGCGTGCACGTGCTCGTCCCGGCGCCCGAGCCCGCCGAACCGCAGGGGGCGGCGGCCTCCCGTGCGTCCGGGGGCACGACGCCGCCGCGTTCCGGTGGCGCGCCCGCCGCCCGCCACGAGGCCCCCGGCGGGGCGCAGGCCACCGTGGTGGCCGAGGCGCCCGGCCTCGTGGAGCTGCTCGTTCCCGCGGACACCGTGGTGCTGTGCGCGGGGCAGGAGTCCCGCGCAGAGCTCGCGTCCGAGCTCACCGGGGACCGCCCGGTGCACGTGGTGGGAGGCGCGCACGTGGCCTCGGAGCTCGATGCCAAGCGGGCCATCAAGGAGGCCGTGGAGCTCGCCGCGTCCCTGCCCTGA